The genomic region GTAGATGCAACAACAAGTACTCATAATGAATCCATGACTCAGACTTGCATTGATTAAGCTACAAGTTTACGTTTCTCCTTCAGGAGATCAACTTGTGAATATTCGCATTTTTTGTAGGTATTTGGCAATACTTTGAATTATGCTTTTACACTGACAAACTGCCACTGCAAATATTATTCCATCCTTATGAGTCTAACCTTGTTTAAATCTAAATGACAAGTTCAACTTTGGTCAAAACAGTTTGACAGATTAAAATGTGGTTGAActactcatatttgattttttttctccctATCTAATTGCTCTATTCTACAACCTTTTGTAACCTAGTTCCTCCAACTACCTTCTTGTGTTGTTCTAGTGAGCCCCATTGACCTACTTTTGGTcattcatggattttaatatatttGTATCTTTCTTCTTTACTATCAagaatgaaggctacttctattacaTTAAGCATTAGAAACTAACCCttaattatttgaaaaataaaataaattttctgattctagtagagaaatacaaCTAAAAGAAATCTTCAACAACTATAAGAACAAAATGCATTCTCTTGTAGTAGAAGAACAATTAATAAAAACTTTGAACAAGTAGAAGATCTGATTcttctcacacaacaaatacagtTGAAGATAACACTgattaacaatttaaaaaaaatttgcttACAAATACAATTGAAGATAACACTGAATTAACAACTAATAAAAAAATTGCTTTTGCCTCTACCACTAAAGTTGAGGTGCTATCATGGTCGGTTTTAAAAACATCATACACTAAAAATAATTTAAACTGAATAATTCCAAGAGCAAAGCACGTATCCATTATTTCATAAAATCTGGACACTGGACTCCCAAGACCAGAAGGAAATTAGTTGCTTCTCTCCCCATTCATTACTAGTCCCGAATTCAATAAGTGTTGAATACAAAGTATTCCAATAGTACAACTTCCCATTTCGATGGCAGAAGCAAATTCAAGCTATCTGGTTTTTGCTTTAAAAAGATAGGGGAGAGAAGAAGATCTAGGTGTAGCATACTAATTGCAAAAGACATTCTTCTGGCACATCAAAGTTAGATGCCACCATTCTCATGTTCGAGAAGACTGAGATTCGATAAATCGATGCCCAGAGTGTCAAGAAACAACATACTTATAACTAAACCTATATACAAGTCGAAGGAGAATAACATTGTGAAAcgcataaataaaaaatattttgaaaaatcacGGCAAATAACTTCTAAAGGCATACTGTTCCACATGTCTAACTGCATGTATCTTCTCTGCTCAACTTAAATTCTATACTTCTTCTCTCACCCACCTGTCAATCTTTTCTGACATATGTTAATCCAGTATTTTGTAGATAATTTCTTTTTGTTTAGTTCCATACTTTCAATGCATCCTATCGAATAACCAAATAGTATAAACGAGATTTTACCAAATAATAATATTTACTAAAATTATTaatagaaatatttaattattttatgataattaaaaaattataatattatatcaaACTAATAAACTAAGAAATAACAATGTCACATGTTTGCGTATATAGATTAAATGTAAAACATAGATCATAAATGTATGCATCCAATGCTTGGCATTAAATAATGCAGTTCTTGCCACATTGTTGATGTTTCCTTAGATTACAGATTGCTTCTATACTCATAACTGATTTCTTTTTCTAGTCTCGGCGAAAACAAATTCAACAATTATATTTAACTTTCCTTACTAAACAAGGAGAATGACCTACTAGAAAGAACTAAAAGCGTGATTTTCAACTCCAAATTATTCTCCAATTAATTTGACTAAATTTCAAAGTGCCTTCTCAAAATAAGGTTATTTACAATGAATGACAAAGaaatatattttatgtttttgaaaCTTGTAGTTTAAATTGTTTGTTTTGCCATATAACTGGAGAGCAAGTTGTGGTGGACATTTCAATCTTATGAACAAGAAGCATGAACATGAGTTTTCATATGCATCTTGTTCTTCCAATGCAGTATTGTGAGTATATAGTACAATTTGCTATTcatttcaaaataattttcttAGAATTTTACATACCATCAATTAGTTGAGATTTTTCAAATAAAATCATCCACTTTTATTTTTTCCAGATATTTATTTGATTCATGACAAGTTTTTGATCAATTTAGTTACTGAAattaaacatgaaatgaaaaatatCTAAACACAAATTAGTTATATTAAAACTAATTGATATGGATGTcctattattatataaaatattaaatacttGTTGTCACATATCAAATTTAATAACTAGTTTGAGCTTCTAAATAGATATACCAAAATTATAGTCTGTTCTACAAATATATTAATATGGACTATTGAATAAGCAATGCTATGGTAAGACTATTATTTACTTCATTTTGGATAATTTTCGGATCCACATGTTCCTTCTTCCTTAACAAATAAAATTTTGATGtgtgaaaaaaatatttattttctatagCTAAAATATTCCAGTTATAATTATTATAAATCTTTATATTTAACTATTAATCAATGATTATTCTCTATGAAATGCAAGAATTCTACAAAATatagttatattttttatttacaattacATATTTTGTTTTAGTATTACATTGCATTTGCAAACATCTATTTCAATTGGGAAATAAATTGATAGCTCTTGCCTTCCATTTTGCTAGTACATTTGCTTATTTActaacaaagaaaaaataaataacacATTTACTATGTTTCCGACCACTAACTTGCACATtcaacatcaacaaaaacattGCAACTTCGGCAGGAACTTGACGCTATGCGTCTCTTGTTAATATCTGAAATTGtgtataattatttatgatttcataTTACTATAAATAATAGTAGTCAGAATTTAGTTTCACATAGAACACAAGTCAATTTAATTTATTGCAGATGAGatcatatattaaaatattttgtaTAAACGTCTATTTATATTAGTTTATATGTATTTATCTTaacatttattatttttttgaataactttAATGGAGAGCAGTGGAGGGAGCGACACTAGGGTTTCGACGAACGTAGGCAatgttgaggaggatgaggatcCAGATGGTGAGGGGGATGAAGAGGAAGGGTGTTCTTTTCTAGACTCAAATTCAATACTTTACATATACACCTTTAGTCTTGTGGTTACCAATCACATTTTGAGAAGTAATTATAGGAGAGAGGAGAAAGGAGATACGTTGGTCTACTTTATCCCTAGTATTTTATCAAAGCAATATTTTTAGGTGATTTATCTTTCTCAAGAATAACTAAAACCTAGCTTatttttaaattgaatatataattattttttgtaattttttttattaatataaaatgcaagagtaaaaatgaattccaaGATAATTTTCTACATTTCTACAAGTTAGGAAACTCCTAGGGGTAAGGGGGAATCTAAACATGAATAATAATTTTCAACAATTATGTTGCACTGAATGTATAAAATATACAAGGAAGAAGAAAACATGTTCAACAAATCAAGATGATCCAAAGCCCActttcattttatttatattttgttaaATTGAAGATGGATTCACCCATTCTTAAGTCAAAACTATTTTTAAGAAAGTAAGATGAATGAACAAAAGGATATTAAATTTAAACATTAAGCTAGTATATTGAACTTGTATAGAGATGAAGGTAATGATTTGCATAAGAAACGTCATGATGGAATCTATTCTTATAGCTGAGTATAGTTCCATGAAACAATATATATTAGTTATCATGCATCATATTTCTTCCATGTAAAATTCTTCTTTATGAGGAAATGCATCATTATAGAATAAAATTCTTAAGCTTTTTAGGTTTTCAAGTATTTGAAGAGAGATAATGCTTAATCATGTTGATCTTTACTCAATGTATAGAGGCATATTTAAACACATAATACATGGAGAAATGATGAAGATATATTAACATAATTAATGGAACTACTAACTATACATCTACAACCACCTAAAATATGTATTATAATATTGTTTCTAACATTTCTCTCCCATTATTAGTTTCTACCAAGGAAGGATACTATTACGTTCATTGAATTCTTTTGTCATTAGTTTAACCAaacattgcatagaattaaaaatTTTGAACCAAAATCCTATCgtctatatataatttttattttaaatgattgtaAAAATGCCACTTTTTTTTATTTCTATTCATTTCATAAGTGTAAAATTCAATTTTACAAATTTTGATTCATTTAATACATTACATCAAATATTTCAGTATGGtctttataaaatattaatttttcttACGAGATTGGAGTATGAAACAATGAAGACAATAATAAGGTGAGAAAACAAATAACATAACTAGCAAAAGACAATGTATGAAAACACAATGAAATTTCTTTTTTTAATCTAGAAACCCATGGTCTTCATTTCTAGAATTCTATAAGAGACAAGGAAAAAGGAAAAATGGCCGCAATAAAAAACAAAAGGATTTAGCTAAAGATCAATCAAATATTTATTATCGACCCAATCAAAAACCTTAACTAAATTTAGcatttaaaaaaccctaaaatataaAAGTATTTCATATCTACATtagaaatgatttattatttttaatttcctTCCCCACAACAACATAAGAAGCACCTACTCTATCATTTCACTCAAACTTTGGTGAATTTGACCATCATGCAACCCTCAATTTGGATTCATTTATTGAGATAATCACAGAGGATTTGTGTCACGTGGGATGATAGTAAAAATAATTGGGTGCAAAATTAAATAGGTATAATCAATTTTagcatgtattttatttatttatgcaataaattatttatattaaaataaaaaaagttatgtccaaggggttgagcttaactggttaaaacactgggttctcatggtggagacccaagttcaactcccaatagcgacatctaaagaggaattctaagctgtgactcttggccttccataagatGGCCTTCCATAAGATGGGGAAGGtctaataattcaaagatatgtaatggggatgggccccctactgtggccccactggttcatagctctagtcaaaagctattcaggcttcgaccaattacgtatcaaaaaaaaataaaaaattatgaatttaaaaaaaataaaaatattgtataataattttaatattaataattaggTCATATTTTATGGATACAAAAGTATTTTTaagtttaataatatattatttttttcttactAATAATTGAATCATATTTGATAATTATcattaaaattaaaaacaaattattttttatGGATATAATTGTTTAGTTTTTAATTGGAAGTTTCAAAAGAAATATTAATtgactttttatttttcaataggTCATATTTGTTTTTAACTTTCTAAATGTTTGATTAGGTAAAATTGAGAGAGGCTTGGACTATTACATAGCAGCCACACAACCACGCAAAGGGAGGAATTCACAAGTAGTGAGACCACCAAGACCACAAAAACCAAAAATTGAGAAACCCATTTTTGAAAAGAGGCTTTTGGCTGGAGCACCGAACTAGTGGAAACCAAGTTCTTGACCTAGTAAAATCACTTAATTAGAACAACGACATTTAGAAAAGCACCCCAAACCACCTTTCTACAATTACCCCTTGTCTTGGAACTAATGCAACAAAGGGAACGCAATACAAACAATGGGTTATGAAAGGCTTCTCACAACCTTTTTCTTGAAGGATCTCATTGAAGGAATTCCTTCAACAAATACCACAAGGAAATATAGACTCAAAACCCAAAAATGAAATAAGGTCGAACCATACAAACCAGTGCCAAccccatcctcatcctcatcttcgtTGTCATCTCCTTCATCTGCCTCCTTTGCATCTTATCTCAAAACCCTAGCAATGCTCCTCCTATTCCTGCTCATCTCACACCTTTTTACTTTCTAAAGTTTAGTTTTACTTATAGTTTTTAATATAAAAGTAAAAGTTAAACTTTAtgatttttaatatagtttttattttttaaatattttatttggagTAGAGTATAATTTTataacaattttttatttgttaatgtttatttttatctttcatttaatgttaattatttttttattttcatatttgttcAGATAAGAAAGTTTGTGGTTCAAAAGTAAATATTGCCAATTCTAACatcgattttatttatttatttattcaatataAAAGTAATTTAACAATAATCTTAtttatgcaatgcaatgcaattaCAATTAAAATATTGATGAATATAAAAGtgtttttaaatttaattgtatTATAATTCATAGTATTAATGATTGGatcatattttataattataattaacatagaaaacaaaaatttgataaaaaatatttttttgcttttcaaagttttaatttagaaaaagaatAGAATTCACTTTTTGCCTTTTTAATAAGCTTCATTTAGTTTTAACCTTTTTATGATTGGTTTTACTTGTAACTTTTaatataaaagttaaaattttagcTTTAAGATTTgactataatttaattatttttttagtattttatttcaagAAGATTcaacttaaaaatattttttttaatttttaaatattgacTTTATCTTTCAATTAATGTGAATATTGTTagtattatataaattatattgttggatacatattttattaatatctcaactctaataaattaaaaattgatattgttttttaattaattatttattagctTAATAAGTTTATTATATATtgctaatttaattaatatttggattTCAATATATTTATACCTCTTtatctatttgtctccctcttTTCTCTCTTTCTACCTTCATCTCTACCTTAatattattctctctccctttatctcttgGCATGTATACATCTCTCTATGAATGTTATTTCTAAATTTATGTTATATTCATATTCACATTGTTTTTGTAgatcgatctctctctctctctctctctctctctctctctctctctctctatatatatatatatatatatatatatatatatatatatcttcctctcCCTATACATTTATCTAGCTCTttatctctatctatatatctttctctatctctatctctctacctctctatttctctacctcctctcctccctatcttcatctctacttttatctatTCTAAATTAACCACACTATCCGCAAGAATTTGACACATAGCGTCTCTTGATATGTTGTTGTCGCCTCATGAAACTTGAAGGAGGTAGCTCTGAACTAAATCCTTGAATTATCTTTTTTGCAATCTCTCAAACCATTAATTCTTGAATTATTTCACAACAATGCATGGCACTCATAGAACTCCATTGACTTATCTCTTGacctttataaaaaaataattctcAATCATACTCTCATGAACTAATTTAAAAATGACCAATTTTCCAAATCTCTGACTTCCTTTAATTCTCAATCATTTTCAGTAGATACCTATCTACCCAGCTATCCGATCCTATGCCGTATGAGTATGCAGGCTGGGCTTTTAATGAAAAGGGAATAAGTACTGTTGGCTGTCCAAACTGTCCAAACTATCCAGTTGACTCGTCACGACGCATTCCCTCCTCTGTACAGCACGTTCTGTCCGGGAATAAGACCAGCTAAGCTCTTATTGCCGACCAAACGTGTGTAAATTTATCCGAACAAACTGTTATTACATACTTAACAATCCGATCTTATGCTCTTATTGCCGACCAAACGTGTGCAAATTCATTCGACTCTCTCCTCCAACCTCAGTAGTATTCGCCATTGCAGCTCATCCTAAGCTGGAAGTGAGAACTGCCTACGAAAGTCCGATCTATAAGCTCATGGGGTATTTAAATAACTTCCTTATCTATCTTATCCTCAGCAGACATATCTGTAAATCTATTTTTTCAGATGTTGGAGCGTTAATGAATCCCTGTAAACTGAGAACCTTCCGGAGGCACCCTCCATAAAGAAGGGCGCATTACCTGCTTAACCAATCCTTTATTTGGATTGATCTGTAAATTGAGTGCCAAATTGCCAATAGGTCTTTATACAAGACATTACAGTCAGCTTTTCTTGACAAGGCTCGAGTATATCTGTTTTCGGTTTCTTGACTATATCAAGTACTCTCCTATGTATTGTTCATTCTGTTAAAAGAACTGTAAAACTCTTCTATGTATTGTTGAATCTGCTGTCTCAAAGTTTTATGTCTTTCAAAAGGTTAAATAGGGGCATGACCAAGCCTTTgtaataaatttgaattgttgagatAAATTTTAGACTTGTGGCAATATGTCTAATGGTGGAGAAGAAATGAGATTCCGAGGCGTGAGAAAGAGGAAATGGGGAAAATATGTAGCCGAGATTCGATCTGGAAAGAGATCGCGCATATCGTTGGGGTCATACTTCACTCCTGAAGCTGCAGCTCGCGCTTATGACGCTGCGCTCTTGTGCCTCCGAGGACCTACCGCAACATCTTTCAATTTCCAAGACTTGCAGTTCAACTCGACTGCATTGACGGCTGCACAGAGCAATCCATCACCGCAGGCTATTCGAACAGCTGCGATTGTGGTTGGCTCTGCCTGCGACGTCGTTCCTGCAAGATACTTCCATAATAATAACAATGAAATCTTTGAGGAGACCGCACCCAACGCTGAGAAAGAGAAGTCACCCGAAGGTGGAGAAACTACTAATGATCAAGGGAATGCATTGGTTGAGGAGAAAATTGCAGGAGAAGAACAGCAGATATGTGAATCAAGTGATGTGCTCTTGTGCCTCCGAGGGTCCAACTCTTCGTCTTTCAATTTTTCGGACTCACAGTTCAACTCAACTGCATTGGAGATGGACCCTCCACCCGACATTATTCAAACAACTGCCATTGCGGCTGGGTCAGCGTTGGACTCTGTTCCTGCAAGATTCCACAATAATGTGGAGGATAGTGAGGACAAAGAAACCTTAACCCATTTTGGCCAAGGCGTTAATGATCAAGGGATTGCAGATAGAGTGGAGGAAGAAGAAGATATGAGTGAGGTGGATGAAGCAAAATATTTTCTACAGTCTCCGGAGGAAATATCTTATGAGGACAGAGTTCAGATGTCCCTACTGTTGCCTGAGGAGAAGGAGATGATGCAGCCTTCCAATCCATCTGAAATCTTCACTGATTTTCGTACATTGGATGAAGCCATTTTCCAGGCGACGTCAGGAAACCCTCCTCATTAAGTGCACGTCCAAGCTGTCTACAACGAGAAGGGGATAATCCTCTTTTAATAAGAAACATGATAAGTTAGGATTAATAAAAAATGAGTTTAGTCATCTGAGTCCGGCCAAATAGCAAGGAGTAAGTATATAAGCAGAAATGTTTATAGAAACTCCACTATTAAAAGAGCTGTCCTTTTCCCATTTAATGTGTCAGATTTGTCAGTGTGAATCGATTATCGGAGTACGTCTTATGACAAATGTCAAAATCTTTATGATCATTTAAATtcgattataaatttaattttaaataaaaatataatattttaataatatcaaCTGGGACTGGCTCTACCAGTTTGCTGGGTGTACGCCACTGTATTTTATTAAAGCAACAATGTGAGATATTTTGAAAGATAAAAACAAATTTCAGAATGTCCATACAGCTTTGTGGAGAGTCTTATCTATCGCTTACAGTAAAATGAATTAATTACTTTTCTTCGGGTCCCACGTCTTTATTCGATGGTTCAAAAGTATCTATCCCGTGTATATTTTAAAAAGATATTTTTTATTTACTGCCTGCTCCAATTTAGAATAGAATATTGAAACTTAAGAAGACATAAAGTAAAAAAGTTAAAAGAGAAGATTCAGACGTTTACCTTGGCAAACCAAAATGGCACGGATGGCAGACAAATTAAGGGAGGCATTTCAACATAGACAAATTGACATACACTCAATTAATAAATGCTATCAAAAAGTGCACCGTAAAATAATGTCGATTAAAACACTACCTCTTTTTCACACTTTTATTCCAATAAGGGTCTAAACAAATGGGCTAATACACATCTCTATCTAGGGAAGAGGGTTCTATAAAATAGTGTAAATGGGCTAAGTATCTTCGTATACCGTCTAATTTGTATTTTTCGATGGTTCGAAAAGCTCTGATTCATTTAATTTCCAATTATTAAATCATAGctgcaaagaaaacaaagaggctACACAACGAATATCGTTAGACAATAGAATAATCTTTAGTTTAGCATGATGATTGCATTCTTTTCCTTGCATGATCGGTGCATTCGATGCATGAGATTTTCCTCTTTTCTTAGATCTTGTAGTTAACTCAatctttttctatttttagcaggaatgttcaaatagaaataatagagtctTCAATTTGATCTATGTTGTTTGCACAGTATAGAGAAGATTttaaatttctttctttatttattgAGTTGTTTGTGAATGTGAAGATTTTTATTTCTCGAGTTCTCTGATCGGTATAGTGTAGGAGAAATTTTACTTTTCATCTTTTGATTGGTATCAAAGTTTGGTTGAAAAAATTTCATTGTATAGGGTAGCTGTTTTCTCTCAAAAATTTAAAAATGGTAAAAGGGAACAACATCCATTTCAGTTTCTGCCGTTCATTAGAGACAACTACAAAGATTGGAGCATAAAGATGGAGACTCTACTGTTAACCAAAGATCTCTGGGAATTAGTAGAAGTAGGATACAATGAGCAAGTAGATAAGAATGATTTGAATTTATTACCAATAAATCAATGAAATCAGTTGAAGGAGGATAAGAAGGACAATCAAGCACTCTTCACCATCCAATTCACATTAGATATTTCAATTTTTCCCCGTTTTATTAGTATGATGAAGTCAAAATATGCATGGGAGACTCTACAAATTGTATAGCAAGGATTTAGCAAAGTAATATTGGCAAGGCTTGAAACCTTTTgaagagattttaaaaatctaaggACTAAAGAAGACGAttatatttaagaatttattaCTAGAACTCAAGGCATTGTAAATCAATTTAGAACTCAAGGGAAAATTGTCATAGagcaaaaaattgtagagaaaaTTCTTAGATCTCTTCCTCCCAAGTTTGATCCAATGGTGATAGCCATTGAATAAAGTAAGGATCTAACTACTTTGAAAGTTGCAGAGCTGATAAGTTCTTTATAGTTTAATGAGGATTGTATGCAACATACTATGAAGAGCCTAGTGCAAGCTTTCCAGTCTACTCTAAGAATTGAAGGTAAGTCTACAACACGTCATTTTCACTCCAATAAATATCAAGGGGGTTCTTCTACAATAGATGATGTGGtataggaagaggaagaggaagaaatagAAGAAGACAAAGAAGTTATGTGGATTGTAGAAGCATCTAGTGTAGGTATTGCAAACAACTTGGACACTAGGAATCTAATTGCAAAAAGAAGAAAACCTAATTTGAAAAAAATAAGAGCCAACTATAATGCATAGTCTTTTCAAGATTCCAAGCACTCCACATTCTTCACCTATAATTTGGAAAAGGGACCCTAAAAGGATGTATAGTTCCTAGAAAGAGGTTACTCAAATCATATGATAGATAAATTATGATCATTTGTCAAGTTAGATAACTATGTGAGAAGTCAAGTCAAATTGGTGATGATAAAGATATTTCTTTTATTCATTTCACTTTGCATGTGCCAAAATTACAACATAATATTGTATGTAAGGGTAGGTTGTAGCAAAAAATTATAAGGTTGTGTTTCAAGATAGCTGCTGCAAAATATTTGATGAATTAGTTAACCATCATCTTATAACAAGGGCTTGTATGATAGAGTTTAGAATATTCCATCTCATATtggtttctactaaaatgcatacCCTCAAGGAAACCAAAAATAATTTGTGCTTATATCACCAAAGTTATGGTCATCTCAATCGTGAAGGTTTAAGTTGGCTTCACAAGAAGAACATGATCAAAGGACTTCCAACAtttcaagaaaaagaagaagtttgttcaGGGTGTACACTTGGAAAGAAACATCGAGATAGCTTCCTAGTGAACAAATCATGGAGGGAAAAATAACCTTGAGATTTTGAGAAACTTAATCTTTTTTCATAAATATTAATGATTTCTCATCCACaaatgggtttattttcttaaaaagaaatatgaggcttttgaatgCTTCAAATTTAAGGTTTTAATACAAAAGGAAAGTGGTTATTCTCTCAGTAATTAGAATA from Cryptomeria japonica chromosome 3, Sugi_1.0, whole genome shotgun sequence harbors:
- the LOC131069212 gene encoding ethylene-responsive transcription factor ERF012-like, translating into MSNGGEEMRFRGVRKRKWGKYVAEIRSGKRSRISLGSYFTPEAAARAYDAALLCLRGPTATSFNFQDLQFNSTALTAAQSNPSPQAIRTAAIVVGSACDVVPARYFHNNNNEIFEETAPNAEKEKSPEGGETTNDQGNALVEEKIAGEEQQICESSDVLLCLRGSNSSSFNFSDSQFNSTALEMDPPPDIIQTTAIAAGSALDSVPARFHNNVEDSEDKETLTHFGQGVNDQGIADRVEEEEDMSEVDEAKYFLQSPEEISYEDRVQMSLLLPEEKEMMQPSNPSEIFTDFRTLDEAIFQATSGNPPH